The Apium graveolens cultivar Ventura chromosome 11, ASM990537v1, whole genome shotgun sequence genome has a window encoding:
- the LOC141695528 gene encoding protein DETOXIFICATION 13-like: MALSEAIIISGTIFACRNIFGYTFSNEKEVIVYVTDMAPLICLSIIMDSLQGVFSGVARGCGWQHLGAYVNLAAFYLFGIPLAAALGFWVQLRGKGLWISVQAGAALQTILLFIITVCTNWEMQVEPSAYL, encoded by the exons ATGGCACTATCAGAGGCAATTATTATAAGTGGAACTATCTTTGCTTGTCGGAACATTTTTGGCTACACTTTTAGCAACGAAAAAGAAGTTATTGTTTATGTGACAGATATGGCTCCTCTGATTTGTTTATCTATTATTATGGATAGTCTTCAAGGAGTGTTTTCAG GTGTTGCTAGGGGATGTGGATGGCAGCATCTTGGGGCTTATGTCAATCTTGCTGCATTCTACCTTTTTGGAATTCCCCTAGCCGCTGCACTGGGATTTTGGGTACAGCTGCGAGGAAAAGGACTATGGATTAGCGTACAGGCTGGCGCTGCTCTACAAACAATTTTGCTCTTCATCATTACAGTATGCACAAATTGGGAAATGCAGGTTGAACCTTCAGCCTACTTATAG